The Anaerosoma tenue genome has a window encoding:
- a CDS encoding pseudouridine synthase, producing the protein MADPQKPSEAGEPERIAKYLARSGIASRRASEELVAGGRVSVNGTVIHEPGTKVVPRVDEVRVDGLLVEPPAELEYLMLNKPMGVMTTLDDPQGRPTVMRFLPSGLPRVFPVGRLDYTTTGLLLLTNDGELAHLLMHPRHHVPKVYHAVVDGVPAESDLRRLREGVLLDDGLTSPAEARVLERRERTAAVQLTLREGRKRQVRRMLSAVGHPVIALSRIAYGPLTLGDLPEGAVRRLDPSEVEALRASATGGR; encoded by the coding sequence GTGGCGGACCCACAGAAGCCGAGTGAGGCCGGAGAGCCCGAACGCATCGCGAAGTACCTGGCGCGCTCGGGCATAGCCTCGCGCCGTGCATCGGAGGAGCTCGTGGCCGGGGGTCGTGTGAGCGTCAACGGCACGGTGATCCACGAGCCCGGCACGAAGGTGGTGCCCCGCGTGGACGAGGTCCGCGTGGACGGGCTGCTGGTGGAGCCTCCGGCGGAGCTCGAGTACCTCATGCTCAACAAGCCGATGGGCGTGATGACCACGCTCGACGACCCGCAGGGCCGTCCCACCGTGATGCGTTTCCTGCCGTCCGGGCTGCCGCGCGTGTTCCCGGTGGGGCGTCTCGACTACACGACCACCGGCCTCCTGCTGCTCACCAACGACGGCGAGCTCGCGCATCTGCTGATGCACCCGCGGCATCACGTGCCCAAGGTCTACCACGCGGTCGTCGACGGCGTGCCCGCCGAGAGCGACCTCCGGCGCCTCCGCGAGGGGGTGCTCCTCGACGACGGCCTCACATCACCCGCCGAGGCGCGTGTCCTTGAGCGCCGCGAGCGTACCGCCGCCGTGCAGCTCACGCTGCGTGAGGGCCGCAAGCGGCAGGTGCGCCGCATGCTGTCGGCAGTGGGACACCCTGTGATCGCGCTTTCGCGGATCGCGTACGGACCGCTGACGCTCGGCGACCTTCCCGAAGGCGCCGTGCGGCGGCTCGACCCGTCCGAGGTGGAGGCGCTCCGCGCGTCGGCGACGGGAGGACGCTGA
- a CDS encoding CBS domain-containing protein, which translates to MSVRRVRQSAPVTGIAVGHANPDFDAYAAMVAATKLYEGTRAVYLGSQNANVREFHNLHEEFVPFVDLGTLDFDAIERVIMVDTREADRIGEIGSVVTRPGVEVIVYDHHPRQPGDVVPAEDHSMMVGATTSILTHEIHDRGIALTPLEASVLLLGIHEDTGSLTYPGTTAYDVEAVAFLMQAGAEIDVLNQFLARSLTTEQRAMLEQLVDSLETWEVNGQEIAVSVARSEEYVDSAAVLTHYIVEDLGYRVAVALIEMPERLQVVGRSRIPSVDMAAVLKHLDGGGHPQAASAALRDGTIEEARERLRDALTMEVVPPLTAEEIASSPVRWVPPETPMDEAGRIMATWGHSGLPVIDNGRLVGLVTRKDVDKAARHGLGHAPATGFMARQPVTVTPDTDLPELERLLVRTGIGRLPVVDGGEVVGIVTRKDLLRAQHGEMYLDRKMSRRHADAARTVLASIAHLPADAQEAVRTIGRMADEAGVRAHAVGGFVRDMLLGEPNLDIDIVVEGDGLTFALETGERLGKRVKVHRRFGTAVMVWSKDLHVDITSARTEYYQRPGALPTVERSSLRQDLFRRDFSINAMAVCVNPERFGQIADPFGGLSDLERGVVRALHSLSFVEDPTRVLRALRFEQKFGFRIDPSTDALLKQAVEMGMLDEVSGARLREELLDIIDEPDVAAILTRMAEVGALGSVGPETDDHTAAIADVAACASAYDTLAPRFEQPPRRRTLLVTAFIARAGRSSADRWCRKMRFGREYAGPAVLTAERREALTARLRDRRKMRPSRLYFLLESLPSETLAYLWATGEGRVTERVEEYVTVLSRVRPEVTGEDLIALGVEPGPPFAGILAQARADRLDKRAVGREAELANLKRLAKREAR; encoded by the coding sequence ATGAGCGTTCGGAGGGTCCGCCAGTCCGCCCCGGTCACCGGCATCGCGGTGGGTCACGCCAACCCCGACTTCGACGCGTACGCCGCGATGGTGGCCGCCACCAAGCTCTACGAGGGCACACGTGCGGTCTACCTGGGCAGCCAGAACGCCAACGTCCGCGAGTTCCACAACCTGCACGAGGAGTTCGTGCCGTTCGTGGACCTGGGCACGCTCGACTTCGACGCCATCGAGCGCGTGATCATGGTGGACACGCGTGAGGCGGACCGGATCGGGGAGATCGGCTCGGTGGTCACGCGCCCGGGTGTGGAGGTGATCGTCTACGACCACCATCCGCGGCAGCCGGGCGATGTCGTGCCCGCCGAGGACCACTCGATGATGGTCGGCGCCACGACGTCGATCCTGACGCACGAGATCCACGACCGCGGGATCGCCCTCACGCCGCTTGAGGCGAGCGTGCTGCTGCTGGGCATCCACGAGGACACCGGTTCCCTCACGTATCCCGGCACTACCGCGTACGACGTGGAGGCGGTGGCCTTCCTGATGCAGGCGGGCGCCGAGATCGACGTGCTCAACCAGTTCCTCGCGCGGTCGCTCACCACCGAGCAGCGGGCGATGCTCGAGCAGCTGGTGGACTCGCTCGAGACCTGGGAGGTCAACGGTCAGGAGATCGCCGTGAGCGTGGCGCGCTCGGAGGAGTACGTCGACTCGGCTGCCGTGCTCACGCACTACATCGTGGAGGACCTTGGCTACCGTGTCGCCGTGGCGCTGATCGAGATGCCCGAGCGCCTGCAGGTGGTGGGGCGCAGCAGGATCCCCAGCGTGGACATGGCAGCCGTGCTCAAGCACCTCGACGGCGGCGGTCATCCGCAGGCCGCCTCGGCCGCATTGCGTGACGGGACGATCGAGGAAGCCCGAGAACGGCTGCGCGACGCGCTCACGATGGAGGTGGTGCCCCCGCTCACCGCCGAGGAGATCGCGTCGTCGCCGGTGCGATGGGTGCCGCCCGAGACGCCCATGGACGAGGCGGGAAGGATCATGGCCACCTGGGGCCACAGCGGCCTTCCGGTGATCGACAACGGGCGGCTGGTGGGGCTCGTGACCCGCAAGGACGTGGACAAGGCCGCACGCCATGGCCTGGGTCACGCCCCGGCGACCGGGTTCATGGCCCGGCAGCCCGTGACCGTCACGCCCGACACCGACCTGCCCGAGCTCGAGCGGTTGCTGGTGCGCACCGGCATCGGCCGGCTCCCGGTGGTGGATGGCGGTGAGGTCGTGGGCATCGTCACGCGCAAGGACCTGCTGCGGGCGCAGCACGGGGAGATGTATCTCGACCGCAAGATGAGCAGGCGCCACGCGGACGCGGCGCGTACGGTGCTGGCTTCGATCGCGCACCTACCGGCCGACGCCCAGGAAGCGGTGCGTACGATCGGGAGGATGGCCGACGAGGCCGGCGTGCGTGCGCATGCGGTGGGCGGGTTCGTGCGCGACATGCTCCTCGGCGAGCCCAACCTCGACATCGACATCGTGGTGGAGGGCGACGGCCTCACCTTCGCGCTTGAGACCGGCGAGCGCCTGGGCAAGCGGGTCAAGGTGCACCGCCGGTTCGGCACGGCCGTGATGGTGTGGTCGAAGGACCTGCACGTGGATATCACGAGCGCTCGCACCGAGTACTATCAGCGCCCTGGTGCGCTTCCCACGGTGGAGCGCTCGTCGTTACGGCAGGACCTCTTCCGTCGCGACTTCTCCATCAACGCGATGGCGGTGTGCGTGAACCCCGAGCGCTTCGGCCAGATCGCCGATCCCTTCGGGGGCTTGAGCGACCTGGAGCGCGGCGTGGTGCGCGCGCTGCACTCGCTTTCGTTCGTGGAGGACCCCACGCGTGTGCTCCGCGCGCTTCGGTTCGAGCAGAAGTTCGGCTTCCGGATCGACCCGTCCACCGACGCGCTCCTCAAACAGGCCGTGGAGATGGGCATGCTCGACGAGGTGAGCGGCGCGCGGCTCCGCGAAGAGCTCCTCGACATCATCGATGAGCCGGATGTCGCGGCGATCCTCACGCGTATGGCGGAGGTGGGGGCGCTCGGCTCGGTGGGACCCGAGACCGACGACCACACCGCCGCGATCGCCGATGTCGCGGCGTGCGCGTCGGCGTATGACACGCTTGCCCCGCGATTCGAACAACCGCCGCGGCGCAGGACGCTGCTCGTGACCGCGTTCATCGCGCGCGCGGGGCGCTCATCCGCCGATCGCTGGTGCCGCAAGATGCGCTTTGGCCGGGAGTACGCGGGTCCTGCGGTGCTCACAGCCGAGCGCCGGGAGGCGCTCACGGCCCGGTTGCGCGACCGGCGCAAGATGCGCCCCAGCCGGCTGTACTTCCTGCTCGAGTCGCTGCCCTCGGAGACGCTGGCGTATCTGTGGGCCACGGGTGAAGGACGGGTGACCGAGCGCGTGGAGGAGTACGTGACCGTGCTTTCGCGAGTGCGTCCGGAAGTGACGGGAGAGGACCTCATCGCGCTCGGCGTGGAGCCGGGCCCGCCGTTTGCTGGTATCCTTGCGCAAGCCCGCGCCGACCGCCTGGACAAGCGAGCGGTGGGTCGTGAGGCGGAACTCGCCAATCTCAAGCGGCTCGCCAAGCGCGAGGCGCGTTAA
- the cobT gene encoding nicotinate-nucleotide--dimethylbenzimidazole phosphoribosyltransferase yields the protein MTESRQGPLEQAVHELCADVRPPSEGAEERAWQRLDSLTKPPRSLGELEVLAARIAAVQETDRPTCCPSAITVFAADHGVVAEGVSAWSTDVTAQMVANFASGGAAINQLAAHVGARLVVVDVGVASDTSALEGVLQAKVRPGTRNMVVEPAMTREEAAAAFMAGAELARALADDGVKVIGTGEMGIGNTTAASALAAAYTEVPVSRVVGRGTGVDDATLQRKMVVVGDALRLHPPRHDDPFGTLAALGGLEIAAMAGVFVGGAAARVCVVADGFISAAAALAAMSLCPASRHYSFGSHTSREPGHSVTLVPLQLSPFLHLDMRLGEGTGAALGIGVMGAACAMMNGMATFEEAGVSGRSDS from the coding sequence ATGACGGAGAGTCGCCAGGGACCTCTCGAACAGGCGGTGCACGAGCTGTGTGCGGATGTGCGTCCGCCTTCTGAAGGGGCCGAGGAACGTGCCTGGCAACGGCTCGACTCGCTCACGAAACCGCCGCGCAGCCTGGGCGAGCTCGAGGTCCTGGCCGCGCGTATAGCAGCTGTGCAAGAGACCGACCGGCCCACATGCTGTCCGTCGGCGATCACCGTGTTCGCGGCCGATCACGGTGTGGTGGCCGAGGGTGTCTCGGCATGGTCGACGGACGTCACGGCGCAGATGGTGGCCAACTTCGCGTCGGGCGGGGCGGCCATCAACCAGCTTGCCGCACATGTGGGCGCGCGGCTCGTGGTGGTCGATGTGGGTGTGGCCTCGGACACGAGTGCGCTTGAGGGCGTGCTGCAGGCGAAGGTGCGGCCCGGCACGCGCAACATGGTCGTGGAGCCCGCGATGACGCGCGAGGAGGCTGCCGCGGCGTTCATGGCCGGGGCCGAGTTGGCCCGTGCCCTCGCGGACGACGGCGTCAAGGTCATCGGCACGGGGGAGATGGGTATCGGGAACACGACGGCGGCGTCCGCGCTCGCCGCGGCGTACACCGAGGTCCCCGTGAGCCGCGTGGTCGGGCGAGGGACCGGCGTTGACGACGCGACGCTGCAGCGCAAGATGGTCGTGGTGGGAGACGCCCTGAGGCTCCATCCACCGCGGCACGACGACCCCTTCGGCACGCTCGCCGCGCTTGGCGGGCTTGAGATCGCGGCCATGGCGGGCGTGTTCGTCGGTGGCGCCGCAGCGCGGGTGTGCGTTGTCGCAGACGGGTTCATCTCGGCGGCGGCGGCCCTTGCCGCGATGAGTCTGTGCCCGGCCTCGCGGCATTACAGCTTCGGTTCCCACACCTCCCGCGAACCGGGCCACAGCGTCACGCTCGTGCCGCTGCAGCTCTCGCCGTTCCTCCACCTCGACATGCGGCTCGGGGAGGGGACGGGCGCGGCGCTCGGCATCGGCGTGATGGGCGCGGCGTGCGCGATGATGAACGGCATGGCCACCTTCGAGGAGGCCGGTGTGTCCGGCAGGTCGGACTCCTAG
- a CDS encoding segregation and condensation protein A, which produces MSYRVRTEGFEGPFDLLLQLVAKQKVDIAELSITEIADQYLAEVERMQDLDLDVASDFLVVAATLLEIKAASLLPRDEPVELVEFEDMTPEEARELLVARLLAYKQFKNAAGELWGRHESEALMHPRAAGLEQPFLHLMPDYLEGITLHGLAVLCADLVHKREVFLLEADHVAAAPISLELHVESVARQIRARKRSSFRQLVSRNATVEELVVTFLAILELYKQGLLTLEQEDLFEDIEIVGVGDDA; this is translated from the coding sequence GTGTCGTACCGGGTCAGGACAGAAGGCTTCGAGGGGCCGTTCGACCTGCTGCTGCAGCTGGTGGCGAAGCAGAAGGTGGATATCGCGGAGCTCTCGATCACCGAGATCGCCGACCAGTACCTGGCCGAGGTCGAGCGCATGCAAGACCTGGATCTGGACGTGGCGAGCGACTTCCTGGTGGTGGCCGCCACGCTGCTCGAGATCAAGGCAGCCTCGCTCCTGCCGCGTGATGAGCCTGTCGAGCTCGTAGAGTTCGAGGACATGACGCCCGAGGAGGCGCGTGAGCTTCTTGTGGCCCGTCTGCTGGCGTACAAGCAGTTCAAGAACGCCGCAGGCGAGCTCTGGGGCCGTCACGAGTCGGAGGCGTTGATGCACCCGCGGGCGGCTGGTCTTGAGCAGCCGTTCCTGCACCTCATGCCCGACTATCTCGAGGGCATCACGCTCCACGGGCTCGCGGTGCTCTGCGCCGACCTGGTACACAAACGCGAGGTCTTCCTCCTGGAGGCCGACCACGTGGCAGCCGCGCCGATCAGTCTCGAGTTGCATGTGGAGAGCGTGGCGCGGCAGATCAGAGCGCGTAAGCGCTCGTCGTTCCGGCAGTTGGTCTCGAGGAACGCCACGGTCGAGGAGCTCGTGGTGACGTTCCTGGCCATCCTGGAGCTGTACAAGCAGGGTCTGCTCACGCTGGAGCAGGAGGACCTGTTCGAGGACATAGAGATAGTAGGGGTCGGTGATGACGCGTGA
- a CDS encoding adenosylcobinamide-GDP ribazoletransferase — protein MLRDVLTAFRLLTVIPVGRTEGIGASRYFPLVGYFFAGVSLVLAWGAGEAGLSDGLGALLTATVIVSASALLSGLLHWDGLADCADGLGVRGGAERALAAMKASGIGAFGVVAVVLVALLQVTAIAVIVESGSLWALAAAPVLGRLGASFALGLRAPARPDGLGARYAGRVSAAALVLLVVQALPLVAWTGRPEPLLTLGTFGGVLVAFFAPEPFVRRFGGVTGDVLGASILLTETAVLLVGALVGGPL, from the coding sequence GTGCTCCGGGACGTACTCACGGCGTTCCGCCTGCTCACGGTGATCCCGGTGGGTCGCACCGAGGGCATCGGCGCGTCGCGGTACTTCCCGCTGGTGGGTTACTTCTTCGCCGGCGTGTCGCTCGTGTTGGCGTGGGGCGCGGGCGAGGCGGGTCTCTCTGACGGGCTCGGTGCGTTGCTGACGGCGACCGTGATCGTGAGCGCCAGCGCGCTCCTCTCGGGGTTGCTGCACTGGGATGGCCTCGCTGACTGCGCGGACGGGCTCGGCGTGCGCGGCGGGGCCGAGCGGGCGCTTGCGGCCATGAAGGCCAGCGGCATCGGCGCGTTCGGGGTGGTAGCGGTGGTGTTGGTGGCACTCCTGCAGGTCACGGCCATCGCGGTCATCGTGGAGAGCGGCTCGCTGTGGGCGCTTGCGGCGGCGCCGGTGCTGGGGCGTCTTGGCGCCTCGTTCGCGCTCGGTCTTCGTGCGCCGGCGCGTCCCGACGGACTTGGCGCGCGATACGCGGGACGCGTGTCGGCGGCGGCCCTCGTGCTGCTGGTGGTGCAGGCGCTGCCGCTAGTGGCCTGGACGGGACGCCCCGAGCCCTTGCTCACGCTCGGCACCTTCGGCGGTGTGCTGGTCGCCTTCTTCGCCCCCGAACCGTTCGTCCGGCGGTTCGGCGGTGTCACGGGCGACGTCCTCGGCGCGAGCATCCTGCTCACCGAGACCGCCGTGCTGCTCGTCGGCGCGCTGGTGGGTGGTCCGCTGTGA
- a CDS encoding histidine phosphatase family protein — protein MSVVREILVARHPETVANRELRFVGSGDSPYTLRGAQQRDALAARIEAWAPAALYVSPLLRARAVAEAADPAGALTTVLDDLRELDFGEAEGLTWEEIEARGIPITRLGPGPVARGGEAVEVFGERVARASAAIVDGRGRTAVVTHAGVMRRLLTLWLDLPPEAGWRLHVPNAAVAVVRFTGDHAALAELRPPAE, from the coding sequence GTGAGCGTGGTCCGCGAGATCCTGGTGGCGCGCCATCCGGAGACGGTTGCCAACCGGGAGCTGCGGTTCGTGGGCTCGGGCGACTCACCGTACACCCTGCGTGGCGCGCAGCAGCGTGACGCGCTCGCCGCTCGGATCGAGGCGTGGGCTCCGGCGGCGCTCTACGTGTCTCCGCTGCTACGGGCGCGTGCGGTGGCCGAGGCGGCAGACCCCGCAGGAGCCCTCACCACGGTCCTCGATGACCTCCGGGAGCTGGACTTCGGTGAGGCCGAGGGGCTCACGTGGGAGGAGATCGAGGCGCGAGGCATCCCGATCACACGCCTCGGTCCCGGTCCCGTCGCGCGGGGAGGGGAGGCCGTGGAGGTGTTCGGGGAGCGGGTGGCCCGCGCCTCGGCGGCCATCGTGGACGGGCGTGGACGGACGGCGGTGGTCACCCATGCCGGCGTGATGCGGCGGCTGCTCACGCTGTGGCTCGACCTGCCGCCGGAGGCAGGGTGGCGGCTGCACGTTCCCAACGCGGCGGTCGCGGTGGTCCGCTTCACAGGTGACCACGCGGCGCTGGCCGAGCTGCGGCCGCCCGCGGAGTAG
- the trpS gene encoding tryptophan--tRNA ligase: MTSKKRVLTGYRPTGRLTLGHWFGNLLNMRELQEQYEAYYFVADWHALTSDWQDTHGVRRYTEEMVLDWLAAGIDPEKSVIYRQSDVPEVAELTMYLSMVAPMSWLERVPSYKEQREQITEKDLGNVGFFLYPLMQAADIVIVRGDLVPVGEDQIPHLELTREVVRRFNTQYGDLLPEPQALIAKEGARVPGTDGRKMSKSYGNAIYLSESEEETAKKVMSMVTDPARKLKSDPGNPDICPLHHIHKLVAPDPADIAEWDRCCRVAECGCVAHKKQLVEDLNAYLRDFRTRRAELAAEPGAAWDVLDRGAARVRPTVEALMGDVRRAMHIDAER, encoded by the coding sequence ATGACCTCGAAGAAGCGTGTGCTCACCGGGTACCGCCCCACCGGACGGCTCACCCTCGGCCACTGGTTCGGCAACCTGCTGAACATGCGCGAGCTGCAGGAGCAGTACGAGGCGTACTACTTCGTGGCCGACTGGCACGCGCTCACGAGCGACTGGCAGGACACGCATGGTGTGCGCCGCTACACGGAGGAGATGGTGCTCGACTGGCTCGCCGCGGGCATCGATCCCGAGAAGTCTGTCATCTACCGTCAGAGCGACGTTCCCGAGGTGGCCGAGCTTACGATGTACCTGTCGATGGTGGCGCCGATGAGCTGGCTCGAGCGGGTTCCCTCGTACAAAGAGCAGCGCGAGCAGATCACCGAGAAAGACCTCGGCAACGTGGGGTTCTTCCTGTACCCGCTCATGCAGGCGGCTGACATCGTGATCGTCCGTGGCGACCTGGTGCCGGTGGGCGAGGACCAGATCCCGCACCTTGAGCTCACGCGCGAGGTGGTGCGCCGGTTCAACACCCAGTACGGCGATCTGCTGCCAGAGCCCCAGGCCCTGATCGCCAAGGAGGGCGCGCGCGTACCGGGTACCGACGGGCGCAAGATGTCCAAGAGCTACGGCAACGCGATCTACCTCTCGGAGAGCGAGGAGGAGACCGCGAAGAAGGTCATGAGCATGGTGACCGACCCCGCGCGCAAGCTGAAGAGCGACCCCGGCAACCCCGACATCTGCCCGCTGCACCACATCCACAAGCTGGTGGCGCCCGATCCCGCCGACATCGCCGAGTGGGACCGCTGCTGTCGCGTGGCCGAGTGCGGCTGCGTGGCTCACAAGAAGCAGCTCGTGGAGGACCTCAACGCCTATCTGCGCGACTTCCGGACCAGGCGTGCGGAGCTTGCCGCCGAGCCCGGCGCGGCATGGGATGTCCTCGACCGTGGCGCCGCACGCGTGCGCCCCACGGTGGAGGCGCTCATGGGTGACGTCCGCCGGGCGATGCACATCGACGCGGAGCGCTAG
- a CDS encoding bifunctional adenosylcobinamide kinase/adenosylcobinamide-phosphate guanylyltransferase: MLALVTGPVRSGKSGVALRLAAQSGREMMVAAGGRPDDEEMARRIERHLADRSDSVRVMEVTTSSGWVAEVPDDVCLLVDCLGTVLGQAVAELVDPAAETVSARAEREVGSRADALVKALVARAGDTVVVSNETGWGVVPASPAGRLFRDVMGRATRQLADAADVAVLVVAGRCVDLRSLPKEAEWPR, encoded by the coding sequence ATGCTGGCGCTCGTGACGGGACCGGTACGGAGCGGCAAGTCGGGCGTGGCCCTGCGGCTCGCGGCGCAGAGCGGGCGCGAGATGATGGTCGCGGCCGGTGGGCGTCCGGACGACGAAGAAATGGCCCGGCGGATCGAACGCCATCTTGCGGACAGGTCCGACAGCGTGCGCGTGATGGAGGTCACGACGTCGTCTGGATGGGTGGCCGAGGTCCCCGACGACGTCTGCCTGCTGGTGGACTGTCTCGGCACGGTGCTCGGGCAAGCCGTGGCCGAGTTGGTGGACCCCGCGGCGGAGACCGTCTCGGCCCGTGCGGAGCGCGAGGTGGGGTCGCGGGCCGACGCGCTCGTGAAGGCGCTGGTGGCGCGTGCCGGTGACACGGTAGTGGTCTCCAACGAGACCGGGTGGGGCGTAGTGCCGGCGTCACCTGCCGGACGGTTGTTCAGGGATGTGATGGGACGTGCGACGCGGCAGCTCGCCGACGCGGCCGATGTAGCGGTGCTGGTCGTGGCCGGGCGGTGCGTTGATCTGCGATCGCTGCCAAAGGAGGCGGAGTGGCCGAGATGA
- the scpB gene encoding SMC-Scp complex subunit ScpB, whose translation MSRENAELKGALEALLFVSDEPVPVSRLANVLELKQPAVEAALKELAAEFAEEGRGFQLREVAGGWRMYTHPAYHPQVEEYVLSWDTRRLSQAALEALAVIAYHQPVSRQGVNAVRGVNSEAVISSLIEKGLVREAGRDRSAGNAILYGTTRTFLERFGLKDLSELPPLEEFAPDPETERAIRERLNALDGSMLDMDDDLDGAGDDEAPTVDDGDDDEGTIGGDDGGGPTEAE comes from the coding sequence GTGAGCCGTGAGAACGCGGAACTCAAGGGCGCGCTCGAGGCGCTGCTGTTCGTCTCGGATGAACCGGTGCCGGTCTCGCGCCTTGCGAACGTGCTCGAGCTGAAGCAGCCGGCCGTGGAGGCTGCGCTGAAGGAGCTCGCAGCCGAATTCGCCGAGGAGGGGCGCGGGTTCCAGTTGCGCGAGGTCGCCGGCGGCTGGCGGATGTACACGCATCCCGCATACCACCCGCAGGTCGAGGAGTACGTGCTCTCCTGGGACACGAGACGCCTTTCACAGGCTGCGCTCGAGGCGCTTGCCGTGATCGCGTACCACCAGCCGGTGAGCCGTCAGGGAGTCAACGCCGTGCGCGGTGTGAACAGCGAGGCCGTGATCTCGTCGCTCATCGAGAAGGGGCTGGTGCGTGAAGCGGGCCGCGACCGGAGCGCCGGAAACGCGATCCTCTACGGCACCACGCGTACCTTCCTGGAGCGGTTCGGCCTCAAAGACCTGAGCGAGCTTCCGCCGCTGGAGGAGTTCGCGCCAGACCCTGAGACCGAGCGGGCGATACGCGAGCGCCTGAACGCGCTCGACGGAAGCATGCTCGACATGGACGACGATCTCGACGGCGCCGGAGACGATGAGGCTCCGACCGTTGATGATGGTGACGACGACGAGGGCACGATCGGCGGGGATGATGGTGGCGGACCCACAGAAGCCGAGTGA
- the hisC gene encoding histidinol-phosphate transaminase, translating into MDWDRMIRDEIEGLVPYAPGLREEQVRERSGRDDICKLSSNESPYGPFPSAIEAMERELRGVNRYPEGASLALREKLSAIHGVPVERIVAGNGSNEILRLIAQAVLRPGDEVVYPWPSFIVYPTVTQMFGATKVPVPLVGGAHYDLDAMLAAVTDRTRLVFLCNPNNPTGTIYTREAFDAFLDRVPEHVLLVLDEAYFEFVADAAYPDGLAYFDGERPIVVLRTFSKIYSLAGLRVGYGFVPEPLRHAIDCIREPFDVNSVAQAGALASLDDQAEVERRRRENQEQKTYLYSGFDRLGIEWVPSETNFVWIRTERPVEVFEGLLAEGVIVRAFGTTPALRVGVGTPEESRRTIEAFEAVIARLGSV; encoded by the coding sequence GTGGACTGGGACCGCATGATCCGTGACGAGATCGAGGGCTTGGTGCCCTACGCTCCCGGTCTGCGTGAAGAGCAGGTACGCGAGCGCTCGGGTCGCGACGACATCTGCAAGCTGTCGAGCAACGAGAGCCCGTACGGACCGTTCCCCTCGGCCATCGAAGCGATGGAGCGCGAGCTCCGCGGCGTGAACCGGTATCCCGAGGGAGCGAGCCTGGCGTTGCGCGAGAAGCTCTCGGCCATCCATGGCGTGCCGGTCGAACGCATCGTTGCCGGTAACGGCAGCAACGAGATCCTGCGTTTGATCGCGCAGGCGGTGCTTCGGCCCGGCGACGAGGTGGTCTACCCCTGGCCGTCGTTCATCGTGTACCCCACCGTCACGCAGATGTTCGGCGCCACCAAGGTGCCCGTGCCGCTCGTGGGCGGTGCGCACTACGACCTCGACGCGATGCTCGCCGCCGTCACCGACCGCACGCGGCTGGTGTTCCTCTGCAATCCCAACAACCCCACGGGCACGATCTACACGCGGGAGGCGTTCGACGCGTTCCTGGACCGGGTGCCCGAGCACGTGCTCCTCGTGCTCGACGAGGCGTACTTCGAGTTCGTCGCCGACGCCGCATACCCTGACGGTCTCGCATACTTCGACGGCGAGCGGCCGATCGTGGTGCTCCGCACGTTCTCCAAGATCTACTCGCTCGCCGGGCTACGGGTGGGCTACGGCTTCGTGCCCGAGCCGTTGCGGCACGCGATCGACTGCATCCGTGAGCCGTTCGACGTCAACTCGGTGGCGCAGGCCGGGGCGCTAGCCTCGCTCGACGACCAGGCCGAGGTGGAGCGCCGCCGCCGCGAGAACCAAGAACAGAAGACCTACCTGTATTCGGGCTTCGATCGGCTCGGCATCGAGTGGGTGCCGTCGGAGACGAACTTCGTCTGGATCCGGACGGAGCGGCCGGTCGAAGTGTTCGAGGGCCTCCTCGCCGAGGGGGTGATCGTGCGAGCGTTCGGCACCACGCCCGCACTGCGTGTGGGCGTGGGCACGCCTGAGGAGTCACGCCGCACGATCGAAGCGTTCGAAGCGGTCATCGCCCGCCTGGGAAGCGTGTAA
- a CDS encoding site-2 protease family protein — MSEWMFRILELAMFIPAIVLHEVSHGYVSYRLGDPTAKMKGRLSLNPVKHVDPFGTVLLPLLLWFSGAPVFGYAKPVPINPGYYKDYRKGMMLTGLAGPTTNLTLALVSGLLVRFLLPMGDLATGSQVDPTFTPLGWVVYALYFFAQINLVLMFFNLIPIPPLDGSRVLPIFLSDRALMKYHQVERYGILIFFGALLLLPRILGFSPIFEYFNITVYPILRLFTGIG, encoded by the coding sequence ATGTCTGAATGGATGTTCCGTATCCTCGAGCTCGCGATGTTCATACCGGCGATCGTGCTGCATGAGGTGTCGCACGGTTACGTGTCGTATCGGCTCGGCGATCCCACGGCCAAGATGAAGGGCCGCCTGAGTCTCAACCCGGTCAAGCACGTGGACCCGTTCGGTACCGTGTTGCTGCCGCTGTTGCTGTGGTTCTCGGGCGCGCCGGTGTTCGGCTACGCCAAGCCGGTGCCCATCAACCCCGGCTACTACAAGGATTACCGCAAGGGCATGATGCTCACCGGGCTCGCGGGCCCCACCACCAATCTCACGCTGGCGCTCGTCTCCGGCCTGCTGGTTCGCTTCCTACTGCCGATGGGGGATCTGGCCACCGGCTCTCAGGTGGATCCCACGTTCACCCCGCTCGGCTGGGTGGTGTATGCGCTCTACTTCTTCGCGCAGATCAACCTGGTCCTGATGTTCTTCAACCTCATCCCCATCCCGCCGCTCGACGGGTCGCGCGTGCTGCCGATCTTCCTGTCGGACAGAGCGCTCATGAAGTATCACCAGGTGGAGCGCTACGGCATCCTGATCTTCTTCGGGGCGCTCCTGCTTCTGCCGCGGATACTCGGCTTCTCGCCGATCTTCGAGTACTTCAATATCACCGTCTACCCGATCCTGCGGCTCTTCACGGGCATCGGGTAG